The Deltaproteobacteria bacterium genome window below encodes:
- a CDS encoding NAD(P)H-dependent oxidoreductase encodes MAKILIVYHSQTGNTKRMAEAVREGVLSIETAEVMMKTAGEAGIDDLLDCEGIALGTPENFGYMSGAVKDFFDRTFYPAEGKVFRKPYVVFISAGNDGTGALNSIERIALGYKFKKVYEPVISRGVLTLETLDRCRELGQVLAGGIDAGIY; translated from the coding sequence ATGGCGAAAATACTTATTGTCTATCACTCTCAGACGGGGAATACGAAACGGATGGCCGAAGCGGTGCGTGAGGGAGTTCTCAGCATTGAAACGGCTGAAGTGATGATGAAAACGGCCGGCGAGGCCGGCATCGATGACCTGCTCGATTGTGAGGGGATCGCCCTGGGAACGCCTGAAAACTTCGGATACATGTCGGGGGCCGTGAAGGATTTCTTTGACCGTACCTTCTATCCCGCCGAGGGGAAGGTGTTCAGAAAACCCTATGTGGTGTTCATCAGTGCAGGGAACGATGGCACCGGTGCTCTGAACAGCATCGAACGTATCGCCCTGGGTTATAAATTCAAGAAAGTATACGAGCCCGTGATCTCCAGAGGGGTGTTGACACTGGAGACCCTCGACAGATGCCGTGAACTCGGCCAGGTCCTGGCGGGGGGAATAGACGCGGGAATATATTGA